The uncultured Flavobacterium sp. genome contains a region encoding:
- the hisH gene encoding imidazole glycerol phosphate synthase subunit HisH, with product MKIVIINYGAGNIQSIMFAIERLGFKAVLSNNPDEILAADKVIFPGVGEASSAMEKLKESGLDGLIPNLKQPVLGICLGMQLMCKSSEEGNTEGLGIFDVDVIKFTSKVKVPQMGWNQIYNLKSDLFKGISENEFMYLVHSFYAPNCDEAIAVTNYELEYASALQKDNFYGTQFHPEKSGAVGEKILENFLKLNSNI from the coding sequence ATGAAAATAGTAATTATAAATTACGGAGCAGGAAATATTCAGAGCATTATGTTTGCTATTGAAAGGCTTGGTTTTAAAGCTGTTTTGAGTAATAATCCGGATGAAATTTTGGCTGCGGATAAAGTGATTTTTCCCGGAGTTGGAGAAGCAAGTTCGGCTATGGAAAAATTGAAAGAAAGTGGTTTGGATGGTTTGATTCCGAATTTGAAACAACCGGTTTTAGGAATTTGCCTTGGAATGCAATTGATGTGTAAATCGAGTGAAGAAGGAAATACGGAAGGTTTAGGAATTTTTGATGTTGATGTGATTAAGTTCACATCGAAAGTAAAAGTGCCACAAATGGGATGGAATCAGATTTACAATCTAAAATCGGATTTGTTTAAAGGAATTTCTGAGAATGAGTTTATGTATTTAGTACATAGTTTTTACGCCCCAAATTGCGATGAAGCCATAGCTGTAACGAATTACGAGTTAGAATACGCATCGGCTTTACAAAAAGATAACTTCTATGGAACTCAGTTTCATCCGGAGAAAAGTGGGGCAGTTGGGGAGAAGATATTGGAGAATTTCTTAAAATTAAATTCCAATATTTAA
- a CDS encoding nuclear transport factor 2 family protein yields MDAQKFAKAWIESWNSHDLDDIMKHYSEDIEITTPMIKLAAGIESGSLQGKEQVRAYWEKALTKIPDLYFELVEVTSGVDSVALYYKSIMNKMAIEVMFFNENGLVNKMIAHYTDL; encoded by the coding sequence ATGGATGCTCAAAAATTCGCAAAAGCCTGGATAGAATCCTGGAATTCGCATGATTTAGACGATATCATGAAGCATTATTCTGAAGATATCGAAATTACAACACCCATGATAAAACTGGCAGCTGGAATTGAAAGTGGTTCACTTCAGGGAAAAGAGCAAGTCAGAGCATATTGGGAGAAGGCTTTAACTAAAATTCCGGATTTGTATTTTGAATTAGTTGAAGTTACTTCAGGAGTTGATTCGGTGGCACTTTATTATAAATCAATTATGAATAAAATGGCGATAGAAGTCATGTTTTTTAATGAAAACGGATTGGTAAATAAAATGATAGCTCATTATACAGATCTGTAG
- the hisB gene encoding bifunctional histidinol-phosphatase/imidazoleglycerol-phosphate dehydratase HisB, with the protein MKKVLFIDRDGTIVLEPENYQLDALEKVEFYPKAFQYLAKIANELDYELALVTNQDGLGTDSFPEDTFWPTQNFILKAFENEGILFDDIFIDRSFPEDNAPTRKPRTGMLTKYIDNPEYDLANSFVLGDRLTDVELAKNLGAKAIFINDNDGIGSNEISAKREELDKTIILQTMSWKEIYEFLKLEARSASITRKTNETDIYINLNLDGTGKSKIETGIAFFDHMLDQISRHGQMDLEILVKGDLEVDEHHTIEDTAIALGEVFAKALGNKLGIERYGFCLPMDDCLAQVAIDFGGRNWLVWETEFKREMVGKMPTEMFYHFFKSFSDGAKANINIKAEGTNEHHKIEAIFKAFAKAIKVAVKRDTEKMILPSTKGML; encoded by the coding sequence ATGAAAAAAGTACTTTTTATCGATCGTGACGGAACGATTGTTTTAGAACCTGAAAATTATCAATTAGATGCTTTGGAGAAAGTAGAATTTTATCCAAAAGCTTTTCAATATTTGGCTAAAATTGCCAATGAATTAGATTACGAATTAGCATTGGTAACCAATCAGGATGGATTAGGAACGGATAGTTTTCCGGAAGATACGTTTTGGCCAACGCAAAATTTTATTTTAAAAGCCTTTGAAAATGAGGGAATTTTGTTTGATGATATTTTCATTGACAGATCATTTCCTGAAGATAATGCGCCAACGCGTAAGCCGAGAACGGGAATGTTGACGAAATATATTGATAATCCGGAATATGATTTGGCAAATTCGTTTGTTTTAGGAGATCGTTTGACTGATGTTGAATTGGCTAAAAACCTGGGAGCAAAAGCCATTTTTATCAATGATAATGACGGAATTGGGAGCAATGAAATTTCAGCGAAAAGAGAAGAATTAGACAAAACTATTATTCTTCAAACGATGAGTTGGAAAGAAATTTATGAGTTTTTGAAACTAGAAGCACGTTCAGCTTCGATTACGCGTAAAACCAATGAAACGGATATTTACATCAACTTAAACCTAGATGGAACTGGGAAAAGTAAAATAGAAACCGGAATTGCTTTTTTTGATCATATGTTAGATCAAATTTCGCGTCACGGTCAAATGGACTTAGAAATTCTGGTAAAAGGTGATTTAGAAGTCGATGAACACCACACAATCGAAGATACTGCAATTGCCTTGGGAGAAGTTTTTGCAAAAGCTTTAGGAAACAAACTAGGAATTGAACGTTACGGTTTCTGTTTGCCAATGGACGATTGTTTAGCGCAGGTTGCGATTGATTTTGGCGGAAGAAACTGGCTGGTTTGGGAAACAGAATTTAAACGTGAAATGGTGGGTAAAATGCCAACAGAAATGTTTTATCATTTCTTTAAATCCTTCTCTGACGGTGCTAAAGCCAACATTAATATAAAAGCTGAAGGAACGAACGAGCACCACAAAATTGAAGCAATTTTTAAAGCTTTCGCGAAAGCTATAAAAGTGGCGGTAAAAAGAGACACAGAGAAAATGATTTTGCCATCAACGAAAGGGATGTTATAA
- the hisC gene encoding histidinol-phosphate transaminase produces the protein MKFDINTITRENVKTLKPYSSARDEFEDFDTAEMIFLDANENPFQNGVNRYPDPQQNSVKAILAKNNKVKPTQILLGNGSDEVLDLLFRAFCEPKIDNIISLPPTYGMYSVLANINAVENREVLLSADFQPQVEKILDAVDDNTKIIFLCSPNNPTGNSFSDESVVKLLQNFKGLVVIDEAYIDFSEKESWLTEMDEYPNLVITQTLSKAYGLAGIRLGICYASEAIISVLNKIKPPYNVNELTQQRAILRLKDSDKIKQEIASIIEQREELLKVLLEVSFVEKVYPTEANFVLVKVDNANKRYDELIAKGIVIRNRTTQPLCENCLRFTIGIPEENAVLIKELKLLK, from the coding sequence ATGAAATTCGATATAAATACAATAACGCGTGAAAACGTAAAAACATTAAAACCTTATTCTTCGGCGCGTGATGAGTTTGAGGATTTTGATACTGCCGAAATGATTTTTTTGGATGCCAATGAAAATCCGTTTCAAAATGGCGTGAATCGTTATCCTGATCCACAACAGAATTCGGTTAAAGCGATTTTAGCAAAGAATAATAAAGTAAAACCAACTCAGATTTTATTAGGAAACGGAAGTGATGAAGTTTTGGATTTACTTTTCAGAGCTTTCTGTGAGCCAAAAATTGACAATATAATTTCGTTACCACCAACGTATGGAATGTACAGTGTTTTGGCAAACATTAATGCAGTCGAAAACAGGGAAGTTTTACTTTCAGCAGATTTTCAGCCGCAAGTAGAAAAGATTTTAGACGCCGTTGATGATAACACAAAAATCATCTTTTTATGTTCGCCAAATAATCCAACAGGGAATTCTTTCTCAGATGAAAGTGTGGTTAAATTGCTTCAAAATTTTAAAGGTTTGGTTGTAATTGATGAAGCTTATATTGACTTTTCAGAAAAAGAAAGCTGGTTGACAGAAATGGATGAATATCCAAATTTGGTGATTACACAAACGCTTTCAAAAGCGTATGGTTTGGCTGGAATTCGTTTGGGAATTTGTTATGCTTCTGAAGCTATAATTTCTGTTTTAAATAAAATAAAACCTCCTTATAATGTAAACGAGTTAACACAGCAAAGAGCAATTCTTCGTTTAAAAGATTCGGATAAAATAAAACAAGAAATAGCTTCTATTATTGAACAAAGAGAGGAGTTACTTAAGGTTTTACTTGAAGTGAGTTTTGTGGAAAAAGTATATCCTACAGAAGCTAACTTTGTATTGGTAAAAGTAGATAATGCGAATAAAAGATATGACGAATTAATTGCAAAAGGAATCGTAATTCGTAACAGAACGACTCAGCCTTTATGCGAAAATTGCCTTCGTTTTACGATTGGAATTCCTGAGGAAAATGCTGTTTTGATTAAAGAATTGAAGTTGTTGAAATAA
- the hisD gene encoding histidinol dehydrogenase → MNKIDNPKPDTWSEILKRPTKTIDDIEVTVKEIFKEVQKKGDEAVAKYTSIFDGISLDNYEVSQEEIQEAVNSISSELKEAIQIARTNILKFHTAQKTERISIETTEGVNCWQEKRPIQKIGLYIPGGTAPLFSTVLMLAVPAEIAGCKEIVLCSPPDKTGKINPAILYAANLCGVTKILKVGGIQAIAGMTFGTQSIPKVYKIFGPGNQFVTVAKQLATQFGVAIDMPAGPSELLIVADNTAVPAFVASDLLSQAEHGTDSQVILVSTSRRLIDAVEAEIQAQIEVLPRKVIAKKAIENSKLIYVENDQIALDLINEYGPEHFIICSEFDDFYCNGIVNAGSVFIGNYTPESAGDYASGTNHTLPTNGYAKNYSGVNLDSFMKSMTFQKISEIGIQNIGGAIEIMAEAEGLQAHKNAVTLRLKSLE, encoded by the coding sequence ATGAATAAAATAGACAATCCAAAACCAGATACCTGGTCAGAAATATTAAAAAGACCAACCAAAACAATCGATGATATCGAAGTTACGGTAAAAGAAATCTTCAAAGAAGTACAGAAAAAAGGAGATGAAGCTGTTGCAAAATACACTTCGATTTTTGACGGAATTTCTTTAGATAACTATGAAGTTTCTCAAGAAGAAATTCAGGAAGCCGTTAATTCGATTTCAAGCGAGTTAAAAGAAGCAATTCAAATAGCAAGAACAAATATTTTGAAGTTTCACACTGCTCAAAAAACAGAGAGAATTTCGATTGAAACTACTGAAGGAGTAAATTGCTGGCAGGAAAAAAGACCAATTCAAAAAATTGGATTATACATTCCGGGCGGAACCGCTCCTTTGTTTTCAACTGTTTTAATGTTGGCCGTTCCTGCAGAAATTGCGGGTTGCAAAGAAATTGTTTTGTGTTCGCCACCAGACAAAACCGGGAAAATAAATCCTGCAATTTTGTACGCTGCAAATTTATGTGGTGTAACTAAAATATTAAAAGTTGGCGGAATTCAGGCAATCGCCGGAATGACATTTGGGACACAATCTATCCCAAAAGTGTATAAAATCTTCGGACCTGGAAATCAGTTTGTAACCGTTGCAAAGCAATTGGCAACACAATTTGGTGTAGCAATTGATATGCCCGCCGGTCCTTCAGAATTGTTGATTGTGGCTGACAATACAGCTGTTCCGGCGTTTGTAGCTTCAGATTTATTATCTCAGGCAGAACACGGAACTGATAGTCAGGTGATTTTAGTTTCGACCTCGAGAAGATTAATTGATGCTGTTGAAGCTGAAATTCAGGCTCAAATTGAAGTTCTTCCTCGTAAAGTGATTGCTAAAAAAGCGATTGAAAATTCAAAATTAATTTATGTTGAAAATGATCAGATTGCTTTAGATTTAATCAACGAATATGGACCGGAACACTTTATAATCTGTTCTGAGTTTGATGATTTTTATTGCAACGGAATAGTAAATGCAGGTTCTGTTTTTATTGGAAATTATACTCCGGAAAGTGCCGGGGATTATGCTTCGGGAACAAATCATACATTGCCAACAAACGGTTATGCTAAAAATTACAGCGGAGTAAATCTGGATAGTTTTATGAAATCAATGACGTTTCAGAAAATATCAGAAATAGGAATTCAAAATATTGGTGGCGCTATTGAAATTATGGCTGAAGCCGAAGGTTTACAAGCGCATAAGAATGCTGTGACTTTAAGGTTGAAGAGTTTAGAATAA
- the hisG gene encoding ATP phosphoribosyltransferase gives MSTLKIAIQKSGRLNEDSIQILKDCGISINNGNDQLKAEASNFPLEVLYLRNSDIPQYLIDGVVDLAIVGDNLLVEKGKHIEVIQKLGFSKCKVSVAVPKTFNYNSIQDLAGLRIATSYPNTVNEYFSSFGLTVDIHQISGSVEIAPNIGLADAIVDIVSSGSTLFKNNLREVEVILKSEAVLAVSPKVSPEIQKHIDTLKFRIQSVLRARNSKYILMNVPNDKIDEIGKILPVLRSLTVLPLAQEGWSSVHSVIDKDTFWDVIDKLKEAGAEGILVCPIEKMVL, from the coding sequence ATGAGTACATTAAAAATTGCAATTCAAAAATCTGGTCGTTTAAACGAAGACAGCATTCAAATTCTAAAAGATTGCGGTATTTCGATCAACAATGGAAACGATCAATTAAAAGCCGAAGCTTCAAATTTCCCGCTAGAAGTTTTATATCTAAGAAACTCAGATATTCCTCAATATTTAATTGATGGAGTTGTAGATCTTGCTATTGTAGGTGATAATCTTTTGGTAGAAAAAGGCAAACATATTGAAGTAATCCAAAAATTAGGATTCTCAAAATGCAAGGTTTCTGTTGCAGTTCCTAAAACATTCAATTACAATTCTATTCAGGATTTAGCAGGTTTACGTATCGCAACATCTTACCCAAATACAGTTAACGAATATTTCAGCTCTTTTGGATTAACAGTAGATATTCACCAAATTTCAGGTTCTGTAGAAATTGCTCCAAATATTGGTCTTGCCGATGCCATTGTAGATATCGTTTCAAGCGGAAGCACCTTATTCAAGAATAATTTAAGAGAAGTAGAAGTTATCCTTAAAAGTGAAGCAGTTCTGGCAGTTTCTCCAAAAGTTTCACCGGAGATTCAAAAACACATAGATACATTAAAATTCAGAATACAATCAGTTTTAAGAGCACGAAACTCAAAGTATATTTTGATGAACGTACCAAATGATAAAATTGATGAAATTGGAAAAATCTTACCGGTTTTAAGAAGTTTAACCGTTTTACCATTAGCACAAGAAGGTTGGAGTAGTGTTCACTCAGTAATTGATAAAGATACTTTCTGGGACGTAATAGATAAATTAAAAGAGGCTGGAGCCGAAGGAATTTTAGTTTGCCCAATTGAGAAAATGGTACTCTAA
- a CDS encoding HAMP domain-containing sensor histidine kinase: MLQLSFKNRIALNYIITTGLLILVVFSVIYFIVKHTVYNHIDGNIKVEVHNHLDEIKQKKGEIILIDQEEWNEREHNTVDVNPVFVEFLDLKKKIIDKAPNLKAQVLEFKDSAEDFELFDTKMGDHPIRQIQVPLHIKNKKIGYLIVAMSLEDSKLVLNNLFDVMSLSFLAILVLLFFIARFFAGRSIKPINAIINTSRIITRDNLKARIPLPKAQDELYVLSKTINNLLNRIEDAIEREKQFTSDASHELRTPLTVIKGTLEVLIRKPRDCKEYEEKINYCVKEVDHLNLLVDQLLLMARFENQKQNIKTESVYLNTLILDVLRLNSEKINEQNISIKFNAFEDYYIKSDTFLVITILRNIISNAIKYNNKEGEVSILLSKQNEKTICTISDNGIGIAKEDLEAIFNPFFRSNSTDHPEIKGTGLGLSIVKRVTELLHIEFKIDSEKGLGTIVVLSFNDTLKTLS; the protein is encoded by the coding sequence ATGTTGCAACTTTCTTTTAAAAACAGAATCGCTTTAAACTATATCATCACCACAGGATTGTTGATTTTGGTAGTTTTCTCAGTTATTTATTTTATCGTTAAACATACCGTTTATAATCATATTGATGGAAATATTAAAGTTGAAGTTCATAATCATCTGGATGAAATCAAACAAAAAAAAGGCGAAATAATTCTTATCGATCAAGAAGAATGGAATGAACGCGAACACAATACAGTAGATGTAAATCCTGTTTTTGTAGAGTTTTTAGATCTGAAGAAAAAAATTATCGATAAAGCGCCAAATCTTAAAGCGCAAGTTTTAGAATTTAAAGATTCTGCAGAAGATTTTGAGTTGTTTGATACAAAAATGGGAGATCATCCCATCAGGCAAATTCAGGTTCCGCTTCATATAAAAAATAAAAAAATAGGATATCTTATTGTCGCAATGTCTCTGGAAGATTCTAAACTGGTTCTTAATAACTTGTTTGATGTTATGTCCTTATCTTTTTTAGCCATTTTAGTATTGCTGTTTTTCATTGCACGTTTTTTCGCAGGCAGAAGTATAAAACCAATAAATGCAATTATAAATACCTCAAGAATTATCACGAGAGATAATCTAAAAGCCCGAATTCCGCTGCCCAAAGCCCAGGATGAATTGTATGTACTTTCAAAGACAATAAATAATTTATTAAACCGAATTGAAGATGCTATTGAGCGCGAAAAACAATTTACTTCAGATGCATCACATGAACTAAGAACACCTTTAACTGTTATTAAAGGAACACTTGAAGTTTTGATTCGTAAACCTCGTGATTGCAAAGAGTATGAAGAAAAAATTAATTATTGTGTAAAAGAAGTTGACCACTTAAATTTGTTGGTAGATCAGCTACTTTTAATGGCACGTTTTGAAAACCAAAAGCAAAATATCAAAACAGAATCAGTTTATTTAAACACATTAATTTTAGATGTTTTAAGATTAAACTCAGAGAAAATAAACGAGCAAAACATTAGTATTAAGTTTAATGCTTTTGAAGATTATTACATCAAATCAGATACTTTTTTAGTCATTACAATTTTAAGAAATATTATTTCGAACGCAATTAAATATAACAACAAAGAAGGGGAGGTTTCTATTTTACTTTCTAAACAAAATGAAAAGACAATTTGTACTATCTCGGATAATGGAATTGGAATTGCCAAAGAAGATTTAGAAGCTATTTTTAATCCTTTTTTCAGATCAAATTCAACAGATCATCCTGAAATTAAAGGAACCGGGCTAGGATTATCAATCGTAAAACGAGTTACAGAATTATTACATATTGAGTTTAAAATTGATAGCGAAAAAGGACTGGGAACTATCGTTGTTTTAAGTTTTAATGATACTTTGAAAACGTTATCGTAA
- a CDS encoding response regulator transcription factor: MHILIVEDELGIIQFLQQGLQEEGYQVTTANDGSKGFELIQEQNFDLILLDWMLPKINGLDLCKAIRIKDQTTPIIFLTAKDTVQETIEGLKAGANDYIKKPFSFEELVERIKIHFRNQKEPEILSLGTIRIDLSKHIVLKNEEEVALTQREFELLTYLIQHKGKVCTRNQILKDVWGINFEYDTGVIDVFMNAIRKKLNLKIEEDYIKTIRGIGYIANDL, translated from the coding sequence ATGCACATTTTAATAGTCGAAGATGAATTAGGAATTATTCAGTTTTTGCAGCAAGGTTTGCAGGAAGAAGGATATCAGGTTACCACTGCAAATGACGGATCAAAAGGTTTTGAATTGATTCAGGAGCAAAATTTTGATTTAATCTTATTAGATTGGATGCTTCCTAAAATAAATGGTTTAGACTTATGTAAAGCCATAAGAATAAAGGATCAGACTACACCAATTATTTTTTTAACGGCTAAAGATACCGTTCAGGAAACTATAGAAGGCTTAAAAGCAGGAGCAAACGATTATATTAAAAAACCTTTTAGTTTTGAAGAACTGGTAGAACGAATCAAAATTCACTTTAGAAATCAAAAAGAGCCAGAAATTTTAAGTTTAGGTACCATTAGAATTGATTTGTCGAAGCATATTGTTTTAAAAAATGAAGAAGAAGTTGCGCTGACACAAAGAGAATTTGAATTGTTGACCTATTTAATTCAGCATAAAGGAAAAGTTTGTACCAGAAATCAGATTTTAAAAGATGTTTGGGGAATAAATTTTGAATACGATACGGGCGTAATTGATGTTTTTATGAATGCGATCAGAAAAAAACTCAATTTAAAAATTGAAGAAGATTATATTAAAACAATTCGCGGTATTGGTTATATCGCTAACGATTTATAA
- a CDS encoding sulfatase-like hydrolase/transferase encodes MNFYKKLSPIYNLAFFYFAVSFVLRIVLFFHPITQSSFTILESLKIFSLGLFSDFFVFVIASIFLWLYLIFISNSKYNKPSGYIILGVFVALFIYAVSGKSVFDEYGGALPKIVAIFIGIKTALFALLLFLPKLRDKIRYWLFAFVIFLYVLLILQNGLSEYFFWNEFGVKYNFIAVNYLIYTNEVIGNIVQSYPVIPLFSALFIITGIFTYFILKRSKNYVDNIPSIGEKVKISLVYLCLFAISLLAIPTLSKTENSKNVFVNELQANGLYKFYLAFENSDLDYFKFYKTLPNQEAFTLLKQQFPTISGQSTKRTITADSVENHKNVVLITIESYSADFMKMYGNEQNITPFLDSLAQKSLLFTNLYAAGNRTVRGLEAVTLCLPPTAGESVVKRKDNKNKFSTGAIFKQKGYNVKYMYGGDAFFDNMQEFYSGNNYQIVDKSSFTPEEITFSNVWGVCDEDMYNKAIKVMNAEAKENKPFFNHIMTVSNHRPFTYPNNKIDIPGDIKSREGGVKYTDYSLRKFFEMASKQPWFKNTVFVIVADHCASSAGKTELPLDKYRIPGFIYTPDAKPVKYNQLMSQIDVMPTLFGLLNFSYESKFFGQDVLKPDYKPRAFIATYQDLGLIKDNVLTILSPKQQVTQFDLQIDTKPGIAPEFQIDYNEIPMKKERTDLVNETISFYQTASDMLKEKKYQK; translated from the coding sequence ATGAATTTTTACAAAAAACTTTCCCCAATTTACAATCTTGCTTTTTTTTACTTCGCAGTAAGCTTTGTATTACGAATTGTTTTGTTTTTTCACCCTATAACACAGAGTTCTTTTACTATTCTGGAGAGTTTAAAAATCTTCTCTTTAGGACTTTTTTCAGACTTTTTTGTTTTTGTTATCGCAAGTATTTTTTTGTGGTTATACTTAATATTCATTTCAAATTCTAAATACAACAAGCCTTCCGGCTATATTATTCTTGGTGTTTTTGTAGCATTATTTATTTATGCTGTGTCCGGAAAAAGTGTTTTTGACGAGTATGGCGGTGCTTTACCAAAAATAGTCGCAATTTTCATCGGAATCAAAACTGCTCTTTTTGCTCTTTTGCTTTTTCTTCCTAAATTAAGAGACAAAATCAGATATTGGTTGTTTGCTTTTGTAATTTTCTTATATGTTTTACTAATTCTTCAAAACGGATTAAGTGAATATTTCTTTTGGAACGAATTTGGTGTGAAATACAATTTTATTGCCGTAAATTATTTAATTTATACCAATGAGGTTATTGGAAACATCGTGCAATCGTATCCTGTAATTCCGTTGTTCTCGGCTTTATTTATAATAACAGGAATCTTTACTTATTTTATTTTAAAAAGATCCAAAAACTACGTAGACAATATTCCGTCTATTGGTGAAAAAGTAAAAATTAGTTTGGTTTATCTTTGTCTGTTTGCTATTTCATTACTTGCAATTCCAACTCTTTCAAAAACTGAAAACTCTAAAAATGTTTTTGTTAATGAATTACAAGCTAATGGATTATATAAATTCTATCTGGCTTTCGAGAATAGTGATCTTGATTATTTTAAATTTTACAAAACGCTTCCAAATCAAGAGGCTTTTACACTTCTAAAACAGCAATTTCCAACAATTTCAGGACAAAGCACAAAGCGAACTATAACTGCTGATTCTGTTGAAAATCATAAAAATGTTGTTTTAATTACGATAGAAAGTTATAGTGCTGACTTCATGAAAATGTACGGAAACGAACAAAACATTACACCTTTCTTAGATAGTTTGGCTCAAAAAAGTTTACTTTTTACCAATTTATATGCAGCCGGAAACAGAACTGTTCGCGGACTTGAAGCGGTGACTTTATGTTTACCTCCAACTGCCGGTGAAAGTGTTGTAAAGAGAAAAGACAATAAAAATAAATTCTCGACGGGAGCAATTTTCAAACAAAAAGGTTACAATGTAAAATACATGTACGGTGGAGATGCTTTTTTTGACAATATGCAGGAATTTTATTCCGGAAATAATTACCAAATCGTAGATAAATCCAGCTTCACTCCTGAAGAAATAACGTTTTCTAATGTTTGGGGAGTTTGTGATGAAGATATGTACAACAAAGCTATAAAGGTTATGAATGCTGAGGCAAAGGAAAACAAACCTTTCTTTAATCATATTATGACGGTGAGTAATCACAGGCCTTTTACTTATCCGAATAATAAAATAGATATTCCGGGAGATATTAAATCTCGTGAAGGCGGCGTAAAATACACGGATTATTCATTGAGAAAATTCTTTGAAATGGCCAGTAAACAACCTTGGTTCAAAAACACAGTATTTGTAATTGTTGCCGATCATTGCGCATCAAGTGCCGGAAAAACAGAGCTTCCATTAGATAAGTACAGAATCCCTGGTTTTATCTACACGCCTGATGCAAAACCTGTAAAATACAATCAGTTAATGTCTCAAATAGATGTTATGCCAACGCTTTTTGGATTACTAAATTTTAGCTATGAAAGTAAATTCTTTGGTCAGGATGTTTTGAAACCTGATTATAAACCAAGGGCTTTTATTGCAACTTATCAGGATTTAGGTTTAATAAAAGACAATGTTTTGACGATTTTATCTCCTAAACAGCAAGTAACGCAATTTGACTTGCAAATCGACACAAAACCTGGTATTGCTCCTGAATTTCAAATTGATTACAACGAAATCCCAATGAAAAAGGAAAGAACTGATTTGGTAAACGAAACGATTTCATTCTATCAAACGGCTTCGGATATGTTGAAAGAGAAGAAATATCAGAAATAG
- a CDS encoding zinc dependent phospholipase C family protein, producing the protein MKNFKMKPKLIAFFALGLGFLTLSWGIVGHERINKAAVMALPQSLQVFFYNHIDFITQEASVPDIRKYALNYKDENPRHYFDMENFGSADSLPKTLEEAKKKYDAKFLNDNGILPWYIEDMMVKLTKAFKEKNRAEILFLAADLGHYIGDAHMPLHTSANHDGQLTDQKGIHSLWESRLPELFAKNYKLNVPQATYYENVNKAVWDMINDTHSLAAPLLEIDKKLRTSTPENEIFEMDAEGKVVKTKYNSAKFSDKYAAKLHKELNGMVESQMKKAITAVASFWYTAWVNAGKPDLSKLDSSEITQRNNQALKDDQKLFQDGYLFGMVNQND; encoded by the coding sequence ATGAAAAACTTTAAAATGAAACCAAAACTAATAGCGTTTTTTGCTTTAGGACTTGGATTTTTGACACTATCTTGGGGAATCGTTGGTCACGAACGTATTAATAAAGCCGCAGTGATGGCTTTGCCACAATCTCTACAAGTGTTTTTTTACAATCACATTGATTTTATTACTCAGGAAGCTTCTGTGCCGGACATTCGTAAATATGCCTTAAATTATAAAGATGAAAATCCAAGACATTATTTTGATATGGAAAACTTTGGTTCTGCTGATAGTTTGCCAAAAACTTTAGAAGAAGCAAAGAAAAAATACGATGCTAAATTTTTAAACGATAACGGAATTTTGCCTTGGTATATCGAAGATATGATGGTAAAATTAACTAAAGCTTTTAAAGAAAAAAATAGAGCAGAAATCTTATTTCTTGCTGCAGATTTAGGTCATTATATTGGAGATGCACACATGCCGTTGCATACTTCTGCAAACCATGATGGTCAATTGACCGATCAAAAAGGAATCCATTCTCTTTGGGAAAGCAGATTGCCGGAGTTATTTGCAAAGAATTATAAATTAAATGTGCCGCAAGCAACTTATTATGAAAATGTTAATAAGGCAGTTTGGGACATGATTAATGATACACATAGTTTAGCTGCGCCTTTATTAGAAATAGATAAAAAATTGAGAACGTCAACTCCTGAAAACGAAATTTTTGAGATGGATGCTGAAGGAAAAGTTGTTAAGACTAAATATAACTCAGCTAAGTTCTCTGATAAATATGCGGCTAAATTGCATAAAGAATTAAACGGAATGGTTGAAAGCCAAATGAAAAAAGCAATTACTGCAGTAGCAAGTTTTTGGTATACTGCATGGGTAAACGCAGGAAAACCTGATTTAAGCAAATTAGATTCAAGCGAAATCACACAACGTAACAATCAGGCATTGAAAGATGATCAAAAATTGTTTCAGGATGGATATTTATTCGGAATGGTGAATCAGAATGACTAA